One part of the Lapillicoccus jejuensis genome encodes these proteins:
- a CDS encoding DUF427 domain-containing protein — translation MRPVPITPGPGQESVWAYPRPPRVEPVTVRLTVELAGVVVADTDRCSGEGPAEVAHRVLETSHPPTYYLPASAFAPGTLRPASGSSYCEWKGVASYADLVVTDVGGASVVARRAAWGYPDPTTGYDVLLGQWAVMPAAVDRCTVGGETVVPQEGGFYGGWVTSAVVGPFKGGPGSMGW, via the coding sequence ATGCGCCCCGTCCCGATCACCCCCGGTCCCGGCCAGGAGTCGGTGTGGGCCTACCCGCGCCCGCCCCGGGTCGAGCCGGTCACCGTGCGCCTGACCGTCGAGCTCGCGGGGGTCGTCGTCGCCGACACCGACCGGTGCTCCGGCGAGGGGCCCGCCGAGGTCGCGCACCGCGTGCTCGAGACGAGCCACCCGCCGACGTACTACCTGCCCGCGTCCGCCTTCGCGCCGGGCACGCTGCGGCCGGCGAGCGGGTCGTCGTACTGCGAGTGGAAGGGCGTGGCGTCGTACGCCGACCTCGTCGTGACCGACGTGGGTGGCGCGAGCGTCGTCGCGCGGCGCGCCGCGTGGGGCTACCCCGACCCCACCACCGGGTACGACGTGCTGCTCGGCCAGTGGGCGGTCATGCCCGCCGCGGTCGACCGCTGCACGGTCGGCGGCGAGACGGTCGTGCCGCAGGAGGGCGGGTTCTACGGCGGGTGGGTGACCTCGGCGGTCGTCGGGCCGTTCAAGGGTGGGCCGGGCTCGATGGGCTGGTGA
- a CDS encoding NADP-dependent oxidoreductase: protein MDYQEWHLVRRPQGAPVDEDFELVGGERPRLDDDTVLVRNTFLSVDPYMRGRMNDGPSYVPAFRLGAPMDGGAVGVVREVSGEVKDSTGRAVQVGDTVLHGLGWRTHAVLPGRALRVVDTDVAPSQAWLGVLGMTGLTAYAGLLRVAGFREGDVVFVSAAAGSVGSLVGQIAHLKGASLVVGSAGGPEKTRWLVDDLGFDRAIDYKAEPIGKALEEAAPDGIDVYFDNVGGDHLEAALSSFKQHGRAAICGMIQRYNDTEAAPGPRNLALVIGKRLRIEGFIQSDHLDLRDDFEREVGGWVREGKVQWRETVVEGIEEAVHGFQALLTGGNTGKMLVRL, encoded by the coding sequence ATGGACTACCAGGAGTGGCACCTCGTCCGGCGCCCGCAGGGCGCCCCCGTCGACGAGGACTTCGAGCTCGTCGGCGGTGAGCGTCCCCGTCTCGACGACGACACCGTCCTCGTGCGCAACACCTTCCTCTCCGTCGACCCCTACATGCGCGGCCGGATGAACGACGGGCCGTCGTACGTGCCGGCCTTCCGGCTGGGCGCGCCGATGGACGGCGGCGCCGTCGGCGTCGTCCGCGAGGTCTCGGGCGAGGTGAAGGACAGCACCGGCCGGGCGGTGCAGGTCGGCGACACCGTCCTGCACGGGCTCGGCTGGCGCACGCACGCCGTCCTGCCCGGCCGCGCGCTGCGCGTCGTCGACACCGACGTCGCCCCGTCGCAGGCGTGGCTCGGCGTGCTCGGCATGACCGGCCTGACGGCGTACGCCGGTCTGCTGCGGGTCGCCGGGTTCCGCGAGGGCGACGTCGTCTTCGTCTCCGCCGCGGCCGGCTCCGTCGGCTCGCTCGTCGGCCAGATCGCCCACCTCAAGGGCGCCTCGCTCGTCGTCGGCAGCGCCGGCGGCCCGGAGAAGACCCGCTGGCTCGTCGACGACCTCGGCTTCGACCGGGCGATCGACTACAAGGCCGAGCCGATCGGGAAGGCCCTCGAGGAGGCGGCCCCCGACGGCATCGACGTCTACTTCGACAACGTCGGCGGCGACCACCTCGAGGCGGCGCTCAGCTCGTTCAAGCAGCACGGCCGCGCCGCGATCTGCGGGATGATCCAGCGCTACAACGACACCGAGGCCGCCCCGGGGCCGCGCAACCTCGCCCTCGTCATCGGCAAGCGGCTGCGGATCGAGGGCTTCATCCAGAGCGACCACCTCGATCTGCGCGACGACTTCGAGCGCGAGGTCGGCGGCTGGGTCCGCGAGGGCAAGGTGCAGTGGCGCGAGACCGTCGTCGAGGGGATCGAGGAGGCCGTGCACGGGTTCCAGGCCCTGCTCACCGGCGGCAACACGGGCAAGATGCTCGTCCGGCTGTGA
- a CDS encoding VanZ family protein → MSSTRRSPLLGVLALVAVALQLAALYWPRVTIEGPTTWTDKLVHPAIFALPLVLVSLWWGRWRPVLLVLLVHAPVSELVQHYVLPHRDGDVLDALTDVAGLVVGLLVLALVARVRRSRGRTRAAALVD, encoded by the coding sequence GTGAGCAGCACGCGGCGGTCCCCGCTCCTCGGCGTCCTGGCCCTGGTGGCGGTGGCGCTGCAGCTGGCCGCGCTCTACTGGCCGCGGGTGACGATCGAGGGCCCGACGACGTGGACCGACAAGCTCGTCCACCCGGCGATCTTCGCGCTGCCGCTCGTCCTCGTCTCGCTGTGGTGGGGTCGGTGGCGTCCCGTCCTGCTCGTGCTGCTCGTGCACGCCCCGGTGAGCGAGCTCGTCCAGCACTACGTGCTGCCCCACCGCGACGGCGACGTCCTCGACGCGCTCACCGACGTGGCCGGGTTGGTGGTCGGGCTGCTCGTCCTCGCGCTGGTCGCCCGGGTCCGGCGCTCGCGCGGTCGGACCCGCGCCGCGGCGCTGGTAGACTGA
- a CDS encoding MFS transporter — protein sequence MARLLLDVTPLRTVPAFRRLWLGATLSGVGSQLTTFAVTLQVFRTTGSSAAVGLLAVTTLVPTLVVGLLGGVVADSTDRRRLLLATGAAQTLVSLALVGQALAGGSLTAVFGLSVVSAVLSGLQVPAQRTVAPALLGAALLPSGLALTQTSFQLALVGGPSLAGLLTAAGGVRLCYLLDAATFLAALVAVWRLPALPPAGGAARRRPAAVLDGLRFARDRPAVGGALLSDLLATALAMPFSVLPALTAARFAGDPRVLGLLGSAPAVGGVLAMGLSGFVRHLERPGRALLVTGTVWGLGLAAAGVAPGLPLVLAALAVAGAADTLSVVLRTTVVQLSTPDRLRGRLSSLEYVVGVGGPQLGNARGGLVASLTSPATSLVTGGLAVVVALALLAGGCRPLSAALPRDPADT from the coding sequence GTGGCACGCCTGCTGCTCGACGTCACCCCGCTGCGCACCGTGCCGGCCTTCCGCCGGCTGTGGCTCGGCGCCACCCTCTCCGGGGTCGGGAGCCAGCTGACGACGTTCGCGGTCACCCTGCAGGTCTTCCGGACCACGGGGTCGTCCGCGGCCGTCGGCCTGCTCGCCGTCACCACCCTCGTCCCGACCCTCGTGGTCGGCCTGCTCGGCGGGGTCGTCGCCGACTCGACCGACCGGCGGCGGCTGCTGCTCGCGACCGGTGCCGCCCAGACGCTGGTCTCCCTCGCCCTCGTCGGGCAGGCCCTGGCGGGCGGCTCGCTGACGGCGGTCTTCGGGCTCAGCGTCGTCTCGGCCGTGCTGTCCGGCCTGCAGGTGCCGGCCCAGCGCACCGTCGCGCCGGCGCTGCTCGGGGCCGCGTTGCTGCCGTCGGGACTGGCGCTGACCCAGACCTCGTTCCAGCTGGCGCTCGTCGGCGGGCCCTCCCTGGCCGGGCTGCTCACCGCGGCGGGCGGGGTGCGGCTGTGCTACCTGCTCGACGCGGCGACCTTCCTCGCGGCGCTCGTCGCCGTGTGGCGGCTGCCCGCGCTCCCGCCGGCGGGCGGCGCGGCCCGGCGCCGCCCGGCGGCGGTCCTCGACGGCCTGCGCTTCGCCCGCGACCGGCCGGCCGTCGGTGGCGCCCTGCTCAGCGACCTGCTCGCGACCGCGCTGGCCATGCCGTTCTCCGTGCTGCCGGCGCTCACCGCGGCCCGCTTCGCCGGCGACCCACGGGTGCTGGGCCTGCTCGGCTCGGCCCCGGCGGTGGGCGGGGTGCTGGCCATGGGGCTCTCGGGCTTCGTGCGCCACCTCGAGCGACCCGGCCGGGCGCTGCTCGTCACGGGGACGGTCTGGGGGCTCGGGCTCGCCGCGGCCGGGGTGGCTCCGGGTCTTCCGCTGGTCCTCGCGGCCCTCGCCGTGGCCGGCGCCGCCGACACCCTGTCCGTCGTCCTGCGCACCACCGTCGTCCAGCTCTCGACCCCGGACCGGCTGCGCGGCCGGCTCTCCTCGCTCGAGTACGTCGTCGGGGTCGGCGGCCCGCAGCTCGGCAACGCCCGCGGCGGCCTCGTCGCCTCGCTCACCTCGCCCGCGACCAGCCTGGTCACCGGCGGGCTCGCCGTCGTGGTCGCCCTCGCGCTGCTCGCGGGCGGGTGCCGGCCGCTGTCCGCCGCCCTCCCCCGCGACCCGGCCGATACGTGA
- a CDS encoding DUF1992 domain-containing protein, with amino-acid sequence MSQSYGETWVERQIREAQERGEFDDLPGAGKPLTGLGDPHSPHDPDWWVRAYAEREHLDLSAALPAPLALRREAAGFPESLRDVSREADAREVLEDFNRRVREDRLRPATGPLPPLLAPTVDVEEVLARWRALRAEDARRRTEASPAADAGASAAPPAPPRRWRWWARRRAPRA; translated from the coding sequence GTGTCGCAGTCGTACGGCGAGACCTGGGTCGAGCGGCAGATCCGCGAGGCCCAGGAGCGGGGCGAGTTCGACGACCTGCCGGGCGCGGGGAAGCCGCTGACCGGGCTCGGCGACCCGCACTCGCCCCACGACCCGGACTGGTGGGTGCGCGCCTACGCCGAGCGCGAGCACCTCGACCTGTCGGCCGCCCTGCCGGCCCCGCTCGCGCTGCGCCGCGAGGCGGCCGGGTTCCCCGAGAGCCTGCGGGACGTGTCCCGGGAGGCCGACGCCCGCGAGGTGCTCGAGGACTTCAACCGGCGGGTGCGCGAGGACCGGCTGCGCCCGGCCACCGGCCCGCTCCCGCCGCTGCTCGCCCCGACGGTCGACGTCGAGGAGGTGCTCGCGCGGTGGCGCGCCCTGCGCGCCGAGGACGCGCGACGTCGTACGGAGGCCTCGCCGGCGGCGGACGCGGGGGCGAGCGCGGCACCGCCCGCGCCCCCGCGCCGGTGGCGCTGGTGGGCCCGGCGGCGGGCGCCGCGTGCCTAG
- the trxA gene encoding thioredoxin, translating into MATTELTAQTFQQTVTDNDIVLVDLWASWCGPCQRFAPVYDKASETNDGVLFAKVDTEAEQALAAALDISSIPTLMAFREGILVFRQAGALPADALQQVIDGVKGLDMDDVHRQVEQARAAQEAPTA; encoded by the coding sequence ATGGCCACGACCGAGCTCACCGCCCAGACCTTCCAGCAGACCGTGACGGACAACGACATCGTCCTGGTCGACCTGTGGGCGTCGTGGTGCGGACCGTGCCAGCGCTTCGCCCCCGTCTACGACAAGGCCTCCGAGACCAACGACGGCGTCCTCTTCGCCAAGGTCGACACCGAGGCCGAGCAGGCACTGGCCGCCGCCCTCGACATCTCCTCCATCCCGACGCTCATGGCGTTCCGCGAGGGCATCCTCGTCTTCCGCCAGGCCGGCGCGCTGCCCGCCGATGCTCTCCAGCAGGTCATCGACGGCGTCAAGGGTCTCGACATGGACGACGTGCACCGTCAGGTCGAGCAGGCCCGCGCCGCTCAGGAGGCGCCGACCGCCTGA
- a CDS encoding lytic murein transglycosylase: protein MAVVVWFGVVRDDDAIVEWQRQVAVSRRAPATGRLGQRLSRAVGLPVVATGAALLAMLPQVQLGPDLAAPQTDTAQVLALGPVGYDVGLADDRVLVPHDEQGRVVADGDTQDVRDGWDAPGIDPGAASADVAGLLAQDAVDPDGATGPTGAVGADGIPTTVLAAYRSAESTMARLDPSCHLPWWLLAGIGRIESGHASGGRVTADGTTRGRILGPRLDGSWAGTSVILDSDGGALDGDPSYDRAVGPMQFLPGTWRSWGRDGNGDGVADPNNVFDAALGAGAYLCAGGRDLATDAGIASAVLSYNYSQSYLRSVVTWGLAYRDGVTPTQDAGGDVPAPPRSPSPPPGPPATSGTPSPSSPPSSSSSTTSTPSSSSTTSSGTPTSSTGTSGTTTTPPPSTSTSTTTPPTTPPTTTPPTTTPSSCPTPTGSTGTTSTTTGTTGTTGTTTGTGTPSTTTTTSTGTSTSTGAPTGCPTDPTSTTSTTSSTMTTGTGTPSGTGTSAVAPSASGRS from the coding sequence GTGGCAGTCGTGGTGTGGTTCGGCGTCGTACGGGACGACGACGCGATCGTGGAGTGGCAGCGCCAGGTCGCGGTGAGCCGTCGTGCGCCCGCGACCGGCCGCCTCGGCCAGCGGCTCTCGCGCGCCGTCGGCCTGCCCGTCGTCGCGACCGGCGCGGCGCTGCTCGCCATGCTGCCGCAGGTGCAGCTCGGGCCCGACCTCGCGGCCCCGCAGACCGACACGGCGCAGGTCCTCGCGCTCGGCCCCGTGGGGTACGACGTCGGCCTGGCCGACGACCGGGTGCTCGTGCCGCACGACGAGCAGGGTCGCGTCGTCGCCGACGGCGACACCCAGGACGTGCGCGACGGCTGGGACGCCCCGGGCATCGATCCCGGCGCGGCGTCCGCCGACGTCGCCGGGCTGCTGGCCCAGGACGCCGTCGACCCCGACGGCGCGACCGGACCGACCGGCGCGGTCGGCGCCGACGGCATCCCGACCACCGTGCTCGCCGCCTACCGGTCCGCCGAGTCGACGATGGCCCGGCTGGACCCCTCGTGCCACCTGCCCTGGTGGCTGCTGGCCGGGATCGGCCGGATCGAGTCCGGGCACGCGAGCGGCGGGCGGGTCACCGCCGACGGCACGACCCGGGGCCGGATCCTCGGACCCCGCCTCGACGGCTCGTGGGCCGGCACCTCGGTCATCCTCGACTCCGACGGCGGGGCGCTCGACGGCGACCCGAGCTACGACCGCGCGGTCGGGCCGATGCAGTTCCTGCCCGGCACGTGGCGCTCGTGGGGCCGCGACGGCAACGGCGACGGCGTCGCCGACCCGAACAACGTCTTCGACGCGGCGCTCGGCGCGGGCGCCTACCTGTGCGCCGGTGGCCGCGACCTCGCGACCGACGCCGGGATCGCCTCCGCGGTGCTGTCCTACAACTACTCGCAGTCCTACCTGCGGTCCGTCGTCACCTGGGGTCTGGCGTACCGCGACGGCGTGACGCCGACGCAGGACGCCGGCGGCGACGTCCCCGCCCCGCCGCGCTCCCCGTCGCCGCCGCCGGGGCCGCCGGCGACCTCCGGTACGCCGTCCCCGAGCTCCCCGCCGTCGTCGTCCTCGTCGACGACGTCGACCCCCTCGTCCTCCTCGACGACGTCCTCGGGGACGCCGACCTCGTCGACCGGCACCTCGGGGACCACGACGACCCCGCCGCCGAGCACGTCGACGAGCACGACGACGCCGCCGACGACGCCGCCGACGACCACGCCGCCGACGACGACCCCGAGCAGCTGCCCGACGCCGACCGGCTCGACGGGGACCACGTCCACCACGACCGGCACGACCGGCACGACCGGCACCACGACCGGCACGGGGACGCCGTCCACGACGACCACCACCTCGACCGGCACCTCGACCTCGACCGGCGCACCCACCGGGTGCCCGACCGACCCGACGAGCACGACGAGCACGACCTCCAGCACGATGACCACCGGCACGGGGACGCCGTCCGGGACCGGCACGTCCGCGGTGGCGCCCTCGGCGTCCGGACGCTCCTGA
- a CDS encoding DEAD/DEAH box helicase — protein sequence MTPSTSPSSAKKPRWSTEKKSAARKAPAGRGRPDHRDGAEPRSFRPREDRPARADRDDRPDRGDRPFRSRDERPFRSDDRGDRGGFRPREDRPFRSRDDRGGDRAPYRPREDRPFRGRDERGERGDRAPYRAREDRPFRSRDDRGERAERGGYAGRDDRAPYRPREDRPFRSRDDRGERAERGGYAGRDDRAPYRPREDRPFRSRDDRGERAERGGYAGRDDRAPYRPREERPARSWDSQPSRGERHGRRDDAPRHGGHAHTAGHPTRPGQDAESERLAADTWTKATSAHVVTGPVTVAEDNGFAALGLPERLVERLARDGITTPFPIQSATVPDALAGKDVLGRGRTGSGKTLAFGLPVVTRLLALTDERGRSAARRPRALVMVPTRELAMQVSDVLEPLVHVVGLRHKLVAGGLSYTNQISALERGVDLLIATPGRLADLLERGAVELDDVVVTVLDEADHMAEMGFLPEITAILDKIPGGGQRLLFSATLDSGIDGLVERYLTDPVVHSTDEAQASVSTMDHHVLLVHPHHKKRITAEVAGRPGRTIVFVRTKLGADRVAGELREQGVLAAALHGGLSQGVRNRVLGAFRDGSLPVLVATDVAARGIHVDDVTVVLQVDPPADHKDYLHRSGRTARAGEKGAVVTLALPHQKRTMERQLREAGVDTAPVAAAPGDEVLVAAGATEPSGVPVPDAVYRRLIEAPARPRGGRPGGPRGGGPGRRPAPRTASRREPRY from the coding sequence ATGACCCCGTCCACCTCCCCGTCCTCCGCCAAGAAGCCGCGCTGGAGCACCGAGAAGAAGAGCGCCGCTCGCAAGGCCCCGGCCGGCCGCGGCCGCCCCGACCACCGCGACGGCGCCGAGCCGCGCTCCTTCCGCCCGCGCGAGGACCGTCCCGCCCGCGCCGACCGCGACGACCGCCCCGACCGCGGCGACCGCCCGTTCCGCTCGCGCGACGAGCGCCCGTTCCGCTCCGACGACCGCGGTGACCGCGGCGGCTTCCGGCCCCGGGAGGACCGCCCGTTCCGCTCCCGCGACGACCGTGGTGGCGACCGCGCGCCGTACCGTCCCCGTGAGGACCGTCCGTTCCGCGGCCGGGACGAGCGTGGCGAGCGCGGCGACCGTGCGCCGTACCGCGCCCGTGAGGACCGTCCGTTCCGCAGCCGCGACGACCGTGGCGAGCGCGCCGAGCGCGGCGGCTACGCCGGCCGCGACGACCGTGCGCCGTACCGCCCCCGTGAGGACCGTCCGTTCCGTAGCCGCGACGACCGTGGCGAGCGCGCCGAGCGCGGCGGCTACGCCGGCCGCGACGACCGTGCGCCGTACCGCCCCCGTGAGGACCGTCCGTTCCGCAGCCGCGACGACCGTGGCGAGCGCGCCGAGCGCGGCGGCTACGCCGGCCGCGACGACCGTGCGCCGTACCGACCCCGCGAGGAGCGCCCGGCCCGCTCCTGGGACAGCCAGCCGTCGCGCGGCGAGCGCCACGGTCGCCGGGACGACGCGCCCCGCCACGGCGGCCACGCGCACACCGCCGGCCACCCGACCCGTCCCGGCCAGGACGCCGAGTCGGAGCGGCTCGCCGCGGACACCTGGACCAAGGCGACGAGCGCGCACGTGGTCACGGGTCCGGTGACCGTGGCCGAGGACAACGGCTTCGCCGCCCTCGGCCTGCCCGAGCGGCTGGTCGAGCGCCTCGCCCGCGACGGCATCACCACGCCGTTCCCGATCCAGTCCGCGACGGTCCCCGACGCCCTCGCCGGCAAGGACGTCCTCGGCCGCGGCCGCACCGGCTCGGGCAAGACGCTGGCCTTCGGCCTCCCGGTCGTCACCCGGCTGCTCGCCCTCACCGACGAGCGCGGCCGCTCGGCCGCCCGCCGCCCCCGCGCGCTCGTCATGGTGCCGACCCGCGAGCTGGCCATGCAGGTCTCCGACGTGCTCGAGCCGCTCGTGCACGTCGTCGGTCTGCGGCACAAGCTCGTCGCCGGCGGCCTCAGCTACACCAACCAGATCTCCGCCCTCGAGCGCGGCGTCGACCTGCTCATCGCCACGCCGGGTCGGCTCGCCGACCTGCTGGAGCGCGGCGCCGTGGAGCTCGACGACGTCGTCGTCACCGTCCTCGACGAGGCCGACCACATGGCCGAGATGGGCTTCCTGCCGGAGATCACCGCGATCCTCGACAAGATCCCCGGCGGCGGTCAGCGACTGCTCTTCTCCGCGACGCTGGACTCCGGCATCGACGGGCTCGTCGAGCGCTACCTCACCGACCCGGTCGTGCACTCGACCGACGAGGCGCAGGCCAGCGTGTCGACGATGGACCACCACGTCCTGCTCGTCCACCCGCACCACAAGAAGCGGATCACCGCCGAGGTGGCCGGTCGTCCCGGCCGCACCATCGTGTTCGTGCGCACCAAGCTCGGCGCCGACCGCGTCGCCGGCGAGCTGCGCGAGCAGGGCGTCCTCGCGGCCGCGCTGCACGGCGGCCTGAGCCAGGGCGTGCGCAACCGCGTCCTCGGCGCGTTCCGCGACGGCTCGCTGCCGGTCCTCGTCGCCACCGACGTCGCCGCCCGCGGCATCCACGTCGACGACGTCACCGTGGTCCTGCAGGTCGACCCGCCGGCCGACCACAAGGACTACCTGCACCGCTCGGGCCGGACGGCGCGCGCGGGGGAGAAGGGCGCCGTCGTCACCCTCGCGCTGCCGCACCAGAAGCGGACCATGGAGCGCCAGCTGCGCGAGGCGGGCGTCGACACGGCCCCCGTCGCCGCGGCCCCCGGTGACGAGGTGCTCGTCGCCGCCGGCGCCACCGAGCCGTCCGGCGTCCCCGTCCCCGACGCGGTCTACCGCCGGCTCATCGAGGCCCCGGCGCGTCCGCGCGGCGGTCGCCCCGGCGGCCCGCGCGGTGGCGGTCCCGGCCGTCGTCCGGCCCCCCGCACGGCCTCGCGCCGCGAGCCGCGCTACTGA
- a CDS encoding YqgE/AlgH family protein, which translates to MPTTSRFHAGRLLVATPQIGEGVFRRSVVLVLHHDERGAQGVVLNQPLSADVDAVLPGWGAVATRPASVFRGGPVETDSAIGLVTVPGDDPEPLGVKHLFGGLGLVDLDAPPALVAPEVAGMRVFAGYAGWSGEQLEGEIARGDWYLVDHEPRDAFSPEPSGMWEQVLLRQSDGLRLVASFPDDPSMN; encoded by the coding sequence GTGCCGACCACGTCCAGGTTCCACGCCGGACGGCTCCTCGTCGCCACCCCGCAGATCGGCGAGGGCGTCTTCCGGCGCTCGGTCGTGCTCGTGCTGCACCACGACGAGCGGGGGGCCCAGGGCGTCGTCCTCAACCAGCCGCTGTCCGCCGACGTCGACGCGGTGCTGCCCGGGTGGGGAGCGGTCGCGACCCGGCCGGCTAGCGTGTTCCGCGGCGGGCCGGTCGAGACCGACTCGGCCATCGGCCTCGTGACCGTCCCCGGCGACGACCCGGAGCCGCTGGGGGTCAAGCACCTCTTCGGCGGGCTCGGTCTCGTCGACCTCGACGCGCCGCCCGCGCTCGTGGCGCCCGAGGTGGCGGGCATGCGGGTGTTCGCCGGGTACGCCGGGTGGTCGGGCGAGCAGCTCGAGGGGGAGATCGCCCGCGGCGACTGGTACCTCGTCGACCACGAGCCGCGCGACGCCTTCTCCCCGGAGCCGTCGGGGATGTGGGAGCAGGTGCTGCTGCGCCAGAGCGACGGCCTGCGGCTCGTCGCGAGCTTCCCGGACGACCCCTCGATGAACTGA
- a CDS encoding MarR family winged helix-turn-helix transcriptional regulator: MPDGDDLLDSSFVRDLVRLLQAFDREILGLYDALDPADDPVLAEAARGFRSHWAGPLVRLHRHGPLTVRALADHADVTHSAMSQTVTALRRAGLVEDAPASATRDGRTRAVALTARGARLAPYCAAEWRATERTWLELDAELSHPLSAVVAELRAAVARRPLAQRLRAHLEEPGEAPVTGR; this comes from the coding sequence GTGCCCGACGGTGACGACCTCCTCGACTCCTCCTTCGTCCGCGACCTCGTCCGCCTCCTCCAGGCCTTCGACCGCGAGATCCTCGGCCTGTACGACGCCCTCGACCCCGCCGACGACCCCGTCCTCGCCGAGGCGGCGCGCGGGTTCCGGTCGCACTGGGCCGGTCCGCTGGTGCGGCTGCACCGGCACGGCCCGCTCACCGTGCGCGCCCTGGCCGACCACGCCGACGTCACGCACTCGGCGATGAGCCAGACGGTCACCGCGCTGCGGCGGGCCGGGCTCGTCGAGGACGCCCCGGCCTCGGCGACCCGCGACGGGCGCACCCGCGCGGTGGCGCTGACCGCCCGGGGAGCGCGGCTGGCGCCGTACTGCGCCGCCGAGTGGCGGGCGACCGAGCGGACCTGGCTCGAGCTCGACGCCGAGCTGAGCCACCCGCTGTCGGCCGTCGTCGCCGAGCTGCGGGCCGCCGTCGCCCGCCGGCCGCTCGCGCAGCGGCTGCGCGCCCACCTGGAGGAGCCGGGCGAGGCACCGGTGACCGGTCGCTGA
- a CDS encoding SIMPL domain-containing protein — MSHHHEHDHGPDDDGRRVEVVGTGEASATPDVVRLRIALTARAGDVAAALRATGALVTAVGAAVRAQAVDPADVASTGAHVQPHWDRDGQRITGYEAGHQLTLVVRDLDRLDPVVDAVAQAAGDGLRIDDIGLEVADASALRERARAAAFADARAKAEQYAVLAGAALGPVLAVAEGGARVPGPRPMAREMVAAASASMPVEAGQYGVSASVAVAFALVTAPTDRSTTPE; from the coding sequence ATGAGCCACCACCACGAGCACGACCACGGGCCCGACGACGACGGGCGCCGCGTCGAGGTCGTCGGGACCGGGGAGGCCAGCGCCACCCCCGACGTCGTGCGGCTGCGGATCGCGCTGACGGCCCGCGCCGGCGACGTCGCCGCCGCGCTGCGGGCGACCGGGGCCCTCGTCACGGCGGTCGGCGCCGCCGTCCGCGCGCAGGCCGTGGACCCGGCCGACGTCGCCTCGACCGGGGCGCACGTGCAGCCGCACTGGGACCGCGACGGCCAGCGGATCACCGGCTACGAAGCGGGGCACCAGCTGACCCTCGTCGTGCGCGACCTCGACCGCCTCGACCCCGTCGTGGACGCCGTCGCGCAGGCCGCCGGCGACGGGCTGCGGATCGACGACATCGGCCTCGAGGTCGCCGACGCGAGCGCGCTGCGCGAGCGGGCGCGGGCCGCCGCGTTCGCCGACGCCCGCGCCAAGGCGGAGCAGTACGCCGTCCTCGCCGGCGCTGCCCTCGGTCCGGTCCTCGCCGTCGCCGAGGGCGGCGCGCGGGTGCCCGGCCCGCGCCCGATGGCCCGGGAGATGGTGGCGGCCGCCAGCGCGTCGATGCCGGTGGAGGCGGGCCAGTACGGCGTCTCCGCCTCGGTCGCCGTCGCCTTCGCGCTCGTCACCGCCCCGACGGACCGGTCGACGACGCCGGAATGA